From Deferrisoma camini S3R1, the proteins below share one genomic window:
- a CDS encoding coiled-coil domain-containing protein: MSIALDVYQAFKDDGEHKARVLAEAFDRLERRIPGNVATSDQLETTKLALQKEIEQLRADLTERIEHARIEHTERVEQLRADLSERIEHIRAELSEKIEQNRAEFSEKIERNRLEIQKVRAELSERIEHIRAELSEKIDQNRLEIQKVRAELVEKIERNRVEIERVRTDLSERIENVRWSTIRWVTGLLVAQAAVIVSLIKLLP; encoded by the coding sequence ATGTCCATCGCCCTCGACGTCTATCAGGCCTTCAAGGACGACGGCGAGCACAAGGCCAGGGTATTGGCCGAGGCCTTCGACCGTTTGGAGCGCCGGATCCCCGGCAACGTGGCCACCTCGGACCAACTGGAGACCACCAAACTCGCGCTCCAGAAGGAGATCGAACAACTCCGGGCGGATCTGACCGAGAGGATCGAGCACGCCCGCATCGAGCACACGGAACGCGTTGAACAACTGCGCGCCGACCTCTCCGAGAGAATCGAGCACATCCGGGCCGAACTCTCAGAGAAGATCGAGCAGAACCGTGCTGAATTCTCCGAGAAGATCGAGCGAAACCGCCTCGAGATCCAAAAGGTTCGGGCCGAGCTCTCCGAAAGGATCGAGCACATCCGTGCAGAACTCTCCGAGAAAATCGATCAAAACCGCCTCGAGATCCAGAAGGTCCGGGCCGAGCTGGTTGAGAAGATCGAACGAAACCGCGTGGAGATCGAAAGGGTCCGCACGGACCTGAGCGAGCGCATCGAGAACGTTCGCTGGTCCACCATCCGTTGGGTCACGGGGCTTCTCGTGGCCCAGGCCGCCGTCATCGTAAGCCTCATCAAGCTGCTGCCGTAA
- a CDS encoding class I SAM-dependent methyltransferase produces MNSHPIKRLLIELGISGKDSFRDLFPTVRDRDDISVQKCIQSGAIVLSRADHINEVHYLNKNDFEYWGTNSRRLAVSATYEDTETRFHKFRSIISGKTWLDIGAGAGGVLDRFSPLASETVAIEPQRPAMTALRAAGYEVYSSLSEIPAQKRFDVVTLFHVFEHINNPIHFLKNIKKHMNTGGHLIIEVPHANDILISFFDLEDFKKFTFWSEHLILHTRTSLYRFIEAAGFSSIVIEGHQRYPLANHLHWLAKGGPGGHATWHFMRDTMLDSAYANLLARLDKTDSLIATATNS; encoded by the coding sequence ATGAACTCGCACCCCATCAAAAGGCTATTAATAGAACTCGGCATCAGCGGCAAGGACAGCTTTCGGGATCTCTTCCCCACCGTGCGTGACAGAGATGACATTTCCGTACAGAAGTGCATACAATCTGGGGCAATAGTACTATCTAGGGCAGATCATATCAACGAAGTCCATTATTTAAACAAAAACGATTTTGAATATTGGGGCACAAACAGCAGGCGACTCGCAGTCTCGGCGACATACGAGGACACGGAAACCAGATTCCATAAATTCCGAAGCATCATTTCTGGGAAAACCTGGTTGGATATTGGGGCTGGTGCCGGAGGGGTTTTAGACCGATTTTCTCCTTTGGCCTCAGAAACCGTCGCCATCGAACCTCAACGCCCTGCAATGACAGCATTACGAGCCGCAGGGTACGAAGTCTACTCATCTTTAAGCGAAATCCCAGCACAGAAACGATTCGACGTGGTCACCCTTTTCCACGTCTTCGAACACATCAACAACCCGATACACTTCCTTAAAAACATAAAAAAACACATGAACACTGGAGGACACTTAATCATTGAGGTTCCACACGCCAACGATATCCTTATATCTTTTTTTGATTTGGAGGACTTCAAAAAATTTACCTTCTGGAGCGAGCACCTGATATTGCACACACGCACCAGTCTTTATAGATTCATTGAGGCGGCCGGTTTTTCCTCCATAGTAATAGAGGGTCATCAACGCTACCCATTAGCAAACCACTTGCACTGGCTCGCAAAGGGGGGGCCGGGGGGACACGCCACTTGGCATTTTATGCGAGACACGATGTTAGATTCTGCGTATGCAAACTTGCTTGCACGACTTGACAAGACCGACTCTCTTATTGCCACGGCGACGAACTCATGA
- a CDS encoding tetratricopeptide repeat protein: MDQLDLFRDAPRYYITAVERLGRLDWEGVEQALDAHARVFPRGPDPEPVRRAARWLRDAVPPLEVPRRGADALQVCRTLLEGRVPDAFLREKPDLRRRVARTVASLFLRSARAAGIPLSEPLGQGLPWGVFGLWTGRVDEARVALEGAVRGDPGAGLAWLALGDALTLQGSAPAARAAYREGFGLLPCEDGWPLADPLVVRARDELRTEAVWSGSWWAVGAYEEGVFPRYARLTPQEIQARGERFFRLCREGRHPEAFFQGLAISERSASVGVDLCATVRRKMRSMNPQVFSLHMERIRRGDAS, translated from the coding sequence GTGGATCAGCTCGATTTGTTCCGAGACGCTCCCAGGTACTACATCACGGCGGTGGAGCGGCTGGGCCGCCTGGATTGGGAAGGGGTGGAGCAGGCTCTGGACGCCCATGCCCGGGTCTTTCCGAGGGGGCCGGACCCCGAGCCGGTCAGACGGGCGGCCCGGTGGCTGCGGGATGCGGTGCCGCCTTTGGAGGTGCCCCGGCGCGGCGCGGATGCCCTGCAGGTGTGCAGAACGCTTCTCGAGGGACGCGTGCCGGATGCGTTCCTCCGGGAGAAACCGGATCTGCGTCGTCGTGTGGCGCGCACCGTGGCTTCTCTCTTTCTGCGGTCGGCACGAGCGGCCGGAATCCCGTTGTCGGAGCCCCTCGGCCAGGGGCTTCCGTGGGGGGTGTTCGGCCTTTGGACCGGGAGGGTGGACGAGGCTCGGGTGGCGTTGGAAGGGGCGGTTCGCGGCGACCCAGGGGCGGGTCTCGCCTGGCTGGCCCTGGGGGATGCGCTGACCCTTCAGGGCAGCGCGCCGGCCGCCCGGGCCGCCTATCGGGAGGGGTTCGGTCTGTTGCCCTGCGAGGACGGATGGCCCCTGGCAGATCCCCTTGTCGTCCGGGCCCGGGACGAGCTGCGGACCGAGGCGGTGTGGAGCGGTTCCTGGTGGGCCGTGGGTGCCTACGAGGAAGGGGTGTTTCCTCGGTATGCCCGCCTCACGCCCCAGGAGATCCAGGCCCGCGGCGAGCGTTTTTTCCGCCTGTGCCGGGAGGGTCGGCACCCTGAGGCGTTTTTTCAGGGGCTCGCGATCTCGGAGCGGAGTGCGTCCGTGGGCGTGGATTTGTGCGCGACGGTGCGCCGGAAAATGAGAAGCATGAACCCGCAGGTATTTTCCCTGCATATGGAACGGATCCGGCGGGGGGATGCGTCCTGA